GCTCGTTCACGATCGCGCCCAGCTGCTTCTTCCCCACCGAGTTGTTGACGTAGGGGTAGTCCGCCGGCAGCGCCTCGTTGAACAGGGCGCGGCCGAGCGTCGTCTCCAGCAGGAACGAACCGTCCTCGCGGGTCTCCACCCCGACGGGCGGCGTGATGCCGCGCATCAGGATCTTGATCTGGGAGTTGACGGCGATCTCGTCCCGATCGAAGGCCATGTAGGCCTCGTCCTTGCTGGAGAAGGCGCGCCCCTCCCCCGGCTGCCCGGCGCGGGCGGTCGTGAGGAAGTAGTGGCCGATGATCATGTCCTGCGTGGGCAGGGTGACCGGACGGCCGTCGGCGGGCTTGAGGATGTTGTTCGTGGACAGCATCAGCACGCGCGCCTCGGCCTGGGCCTCGGCGGACAGCGGCAGGTGCACGGCCATCTGGTCGCCGTCGAAGTCGGCGTTGAAGGCGGTGCAGACCAGCGGGTGGAGCTGGATGGCCTTGCCCTCGATCAGCTGCGGCTCGAACGCCTGGATGCCCAGACGGTGCAGGGTGGGCGCACGGTTCAGCAGGACCGGGTGCTCCTGGATGACCTCTTCGAGGACGTCCCACACGACGGGACGCTGACGCTCGACCATCCGCTTGGCCGACTTGATGTTCTGGGCGAGGTTGAGGTCGTCCAGACGCTTCATCACGAACGGCTTGAACAGCTCCAGCGCCATGGTCTTCGGCAGGCCGGCCTGGTGCAGCTTGAGCTGCGGGCCGACGACGATGACCGAACGGCCCGAGTAGTCCACGCGCTTGCCGAGCAGGTTCTGACGGAACCGGCCCTGCTTGCCCTTGAGCATGTCGGAGATCGACTTGAGCGGACGGTTGCCCGGCCCGGTGACCGGGCGGCCGCGGCGGCCGTTGTCGAACAGCGAGTCGACGGCCTCCTGCAGCATCCGCTTCTCGTTGTTCACGATGATCTCGGGTGCGCCCAGGTCCAGCAGCCGCTTGAGGCGGTTGTTGCGGTTGATGACGCGGCGGTACAGGTCGTTGAGGTCGGAGGTCGCGAACCGGCCGCCGTCCAGCTGCACCATCGGGCGCAGGTCCGGCGGGATGACCGGGACGGCGTCCAGCACCATGCCGGTCGGGTCGTTGCCCGTGGTCAGGAACGCGGAGACGACCTTGAGGCGCTTGAGCGCGCGCGTCTTCCGCTGCCCCTTGCCGGTGGCGATGATCGTGCGCAGGTTCTCGGCCTCGGCCTTCAGGTCCATGTCGGCGAGGCGGCGCTTGATCGCCTCGGCACCCATGAAGCCGGCGAAGTACTTGCCGAAGCGGCTCTTCATCTCGCGGTAGAGGATCTCGTCGCCCTCGAGGTCCTGGACCTTCAGGGTCTTGAAGCGCTGCCACACCGCGTCGAGGCGGTCCAGCTCGCGCTGGCTGCGGTCGCGCAGCTGCTTGACCTCGCGCTCACCGGCGTCCCGGACGCGCTTGCGCACGTCCGCCTTGGCGCCCTCCTCCTCGAGCTGGGCGACGTCCTCCTCGATCTTGCGCATGCGCGTCTCGATGTCGGCGTCGCGGCGGGCCGCGATCTGCTTGCGCTCGACCTCGACCTTGGCCTCCAGCGACGGCAGGTCGCGGTGGCGCGCCTCCTCGTCGACCGAGGTGATCATGTACGCGGCGAAGTAGATGACCTTCTCGAGGTCCTTCGGCGCGATGTCGAGCAGGTAGCCCAGGCGGCTCGGGACGCCCTTGAAGTACCAGATGTGGGTCACGGGCGCGGCCAGCTCGATGTGGCCCATGCGCTCGCGGCGCACGTTGGAGCGGGTCACCTCGACGCCGCAGCGCTCGCAGATGATGCCCTTGAAGCGCACCCGCTTGTACTTGCCGCAGTAGCACTCCCAGTCCCGGGTGGGGCCGAAGATGCGCTCGCAGAAGAGTCCGTCACGCTCGGGCTTGAGCGTGCGGTAGTTGATCGTCTCAGGCTTCTTGACTTCGCCGTGGCTCCACTCGCGGATCTGGTCCGCGGTGGCCAGGCCGATACGCAACTCGTCGTAAGCGTTGACGTCCAGCACGTTACTTCCTTCTCTCCCCTACACCTTGGGGATTGTTGTTCGGACCGGTGGCCGCCGATCCGGACGACAGGACCGACCGGGGCCCCGGCCGGCTGGGAGCTGAACTCCCGATGGGGTGGTCGCGCCGAACCGCTCGCGGGTCCGGCGCGACCCTCAAAGAATCAGAC
Above is a window of Propioniciclava coleopterorum DNA encoding:
- a CDS encoding DNA-directed RNA polymerase subunit beta'; the encoded protein is MLDVNAYDELRIGLATADQIREWSHGEVKKPETINYRTLKPERDGLFCERIFGPTRDWECYCGKYKRVRFKGIICERCGVEVTRSNVRRERMGHIELAAPVTHIWYFKGVPSRLGYLLDIAPKDLEKVIYFAAYMITSVDEEARHRDLPSLEAKVEVERKQIAARRDADIETRMRKIEEDVAQLEEEGAKADVRKRVRDAGEREVKQLRDRSQRELDRLDAVWQRFKTLKVQDLEGDEILYREMKSRFGKYFAGFMGAEAIKRRLADMDLKAEAENLRTIIATGKGQRKTRALKRLKVVSAFLTTGNDPTGMVLDAVPVIPPDLRPMVQLDGGRFATSDLNDLYRRVINRNNRLKRLLDLGAPEIIVNNEKRMLQEAVDSLFDNGRRGRPVTGPGNRPLKSISDMLKGKQGRFRQNLLGKRVDYSGRSVIVVGPQLKLHQAGLPKTMALELFKPFVMKRLDDLNLAQNIKSAKRMVERQRPVVWDVLEEVIQEHPVLLNRAPTLHRLGIQAFEPQLIEGKAIQLHPLVCTAFNADFDGDQMAVHLPLSAEAQAEARVLMLSTNNILKPADGRPVTLPTQDMIIGHYFLTTARAGQPGEGRAFSSKDEAYMAFDRDEIAVNSQIKILMRGITPPVGVETREDGSFLLETTLGRALFNEALPADYPYVNNSVGKKQLGAIVNELAERYQKVDVARTLDRLKDIGFKWATRSGVTVSISDIQTPPSKPEILATYDAKANKITRQFERGKVTEEERQQELVQLWTDATAELTAAMEENFTTDNPIYMMVDSGARGNMTQMRQIAAMRGLVANPKGEIIARPIKSNFREGLSVLEYFISTHGGRKGQADTALRTADSGYLTRRLVDVSQDVIIREEDCGTERGLTKSIVATDRNGNLVPSPSAETSVYARTLAADVTDAKGEVLAPAGVDLGDEIIRTLIAAGVTEVKVRSVLTCESALGTCAMCYGRSLASGKLVDVGEAVGIVAAQSIGEPGTQLTMRTFHTGGVAGDDITQGLPRVGELFEARTPKGKAPIAEAAGRVRIEDGDRNRKLVIVRDDGDEDLEYVLPRRVRLEWEDQQLVKHSIGDGVHVEAGEQLYAGTLDPQDILRVNGLRKVQEHLVDEVQAVYRTQGAPIHDKHIEIIIRQMLRRVTVIESGDTNILPGDLVDRSLFEAENRKAITEGRTPAQGRPVLMGITKASLATESWLSAASFQETTKVLTDAAIQAKSDSLVGLKENVILGKLIPAGTGLDRYRNIRVEPTAEARAAAYDLSYDAYDYDIAGAAPALPHDDFDLGDFS